The following coding sequences lie in one Glycine max cultivar Williams 82 chromosome 19, Glycine_max_v4.0, whole genome shotgun sequence genomic window:
- the LOC113000410 gene encoding uncharacterized protein: protein MAARNERERLLTEALNNLAQVMANQGGGGGATMYHGLDRFQRNNPPTFKGGYDPEGAEAWLREIEKIFRVMECQDHQKVLFATHMLANEVEYWWENTRPRLEGAGGVVVQWETFRKTFLEKYFPEDVKNRKEMEFLELKQESMTMAEYAARFENLVRYFPHYQGEAGERSKCVKFVNGLRPEVKMKVNYHGIHNFAQLINMCRIFDEDQRETTAFYNNVNASHGKEKKPVTHNHAKSYSAPPGKYGNHSGGQRTSGGLQPVGGSSQPINRVSQPAGRGSGGSGAPAIVTTPLRCGKCGQLGHIARECTDREVTCFNCQGKGHLSTSCLYPRREKKSGSLNNQSGRPRTTGRVFALSGVDAAQSDELIQGDMFLSANQVEASLREDAQVYMILASMSVETKTPVSDIPIVREFPEVFKEVSGLPPEREVEFSIDLVPGTGPISIAPYRMSPVELSELKKQLEEILEKQFVRPSVSPWGAPVLLVKKKDGTMRLCVDYRQLNKVTIKNRYPLPRIDDLMDQLVGACVFNKIDLRLGYHQIRVKPEDVPKTAFRTRYGHYEYLVMPFGVTNAPGVFMDYMNRIFHPYLDSFVVVFIDDILVYSKTKEEHEEHLRVVLQTLKDNRLYAKLSKCDFWLEEVSFLGHDIFRGGITVDPSKVEAVMSWESPK, encoded by the exons ATGGCTGCGAGAAATGAGCGAGAACGACTTCTTACCGAGGCCTTGAACAACTTGGCGCAAGTTATGGCCAATCAGGGAGGCGGTGGAGGAGCAACTATGTACCATGGGTTAGATCGCTTTCAGAGGAACAACCCACCTACCTTCAAAGGGGGTTATGATCCTGAGGGTGCTGAGGCTTGGCTGAGGGAGATTGAGAAGATCTTTCGTGTGATGGAATGTCAGGACCATCAGAAGGTGTTGTTTGCTACTCACATGCTAGCAAATGAGGTGGAGTACTGGTGGGAGAACACTCGCCCACGTCTAGAGGGAGCAGGTGGTGTTGTTGTTCAATGGGAGACCTTCAGAAAAACTTTTTTGGAGAAGTATTTTCCAGAAGATGTGAAGAATAGGAAGGAGATGGAGTTTCTCGAGCTGAAACAGGAAAGTATGACGATGGCAGAGTATGCGGCGAGGTTTGAGAACCTTGTAAGGTATTTTCCTCATTATCAGGGGGAAGCAGGGGAGAGGTCTAAGTGTGTGAAATTTGTTAATGGCCTCCGACCAGAAGTAAAGATGAAGGTGAATTATCACGGTATTCACAACTTTGCACAGTTGATCAACATGTGTAGAATCTTTGATGAAGATCAGCGTGAAACGACTGCTTTCTACAACAATGTCAATGCTAGTCATGGGAAAGAGAAGAAGCCTGTGACTCACAATCATGCTAAGTCATATTCTGCCCCTCCCGGGAAATATGGAAACCATTCTGGGGGACAGAGGACCAGCGGAGGACTTCAACCAGTTGGTGGGAGTTCTCAGCCAATTAACAGGGTGTCTCAGCCTGCGGGTAGAGGTAGTGGTGGTAGTGGTGCTCCTGCTATTGTTACTACACCACTTAGGTGTGGGAAGTGTGGTCAGCTTGGGCATATTGCTCGTGAGTGCACAGATAGAGAGGTGACTTGCTTTAACTGCCAAGGTAAGGGCCACCTCAGTACCAGTTGCCTATATCCGAGGAGGGAGAAGAAGAGTGGAAGTCTGAATAACCAGAGTGGACGACCAAGGACCACAGGGAGAGTGTTTGCTCTTAGTGGTGTTGATGCCGCACAGTCTGATGAACTTATCCAAG GTGATATGTTTTTGTCTGCTAACCAAGTTGAGGCATCTTTAAGGGAGGATGCACAGGTATACATGATCTTAGCTAGTATGAGTGTTGAGACCAAAACCCCTGTGAGTGATATACCAATTGTGAGAGAGTTTCCAGAGGTGTTTAAGGAGGTGTCAGGattaccacctgagagagaggTCGAGTTCTCTATAGACCTAGTGCCTGGTActggacccatatccatagcaCCTTATAGGATGTCCCCTGTAGAGTTGAGTgagcttaagaaacagttagagGAAATCTTAGAGAAACAGTTTGTGAGGCCTAGTGTGTCACCCTGGGGAGCACCGGTGTTGTTAGTTAAGAAGAAGGATGGGACTATGAGGCTATGTGTAGATTATCGTCAGTTGAATAAGGTAACGATTAAGAATAGGTACCCTTTGCCTAGGATAGATGACCTGATGGATCAATTAGTAGGGGCTTGTGTGTTCAATAAGATAGATCTTAGGTTAGGTTACCACCAGATTAGAGTGAAGCCTGAAGATGTTCCGAAGACTGCCTTTAGGACCCGTTACGGTCATTATGAGTacttggttatgccttttggtgTGACCAACGCCCCTGGTGTGTTCATGGATTATATGAATAGGATCTTTCACCCCTACCTAGATAGTTTTGTAGTGGTCTTCATAGATGATATCTTGGTATATTCCAAGACTAAAGAGGAACATGAGGAGCATCTGAGAGTTGTGTTGCAAACCCTCAAAGACAATAGACTgtatgctaagttgtccaagtgtgatTTTTGGCTAGAGGAGGTGAGCTTCTTAGGGCACGATATATTTAGGGGAGGGATAACAGTAGATCCTTCCAAGGTAGAGGCGGTGATGAGTTGGGAGAGTCCTAAGTAA